ATAGGTAACTTTACTAAAAACAAAAACGCTCCTGCTCCCAATTTCTTATCTTTGTAGTCTAATTTTGGAACATGATTACTACAGAAAACAATACCCAAATTCAACTAAATACCATTGAAGAAGCCATTGAAGACATTAAGCAAGGCAAGGTAATTATTGTAGTAGATGATGAAAATCGTGAAAATGAAGGTGACTTTTTGGCTGCCGCCGAATTAGTAACACCTGAGACTATAAACTTTATGGCCACCCATGGTCGCGGACTCATTTGCGCCCCCATTACCGAAACACACTGTAAAGAATTACAGTTAGAGATGATGACCGGCAACAATACAGACCCTATGGAAACTGCCTTCACCATTTCTGTAGATCTTAAAGGACATGGAGTAACCACTGGGATTTCTGCTTCAGATCGCGCAAAAACGGTAAAGGCACTTATAGATCCTAATACCCAACCACACGATTTAAGTAAACCTGGGCATATTTTTCCACTAAAGGCGAAAGATGGCGGTGTTTTAAGAAGAACTGGACATACAGAGGCAGCTATTGATTTTGCAAGATTAGCTGGGCTAAAACCTGCAGGAGTTATTGTAGAGATCATGAATGAGGATGGTACTATGGCACGATTACCACACTTGGTTAATGTTGCCAAACGATTCAATTTAAAGTTGGTATCTATTGAAGACTTAGTGGCTTACCGCATGGAACATGACTCATTGATTGAGAAAAAGGAAGATTTCGAAATGAACACCAAGTTTGGAAGTTTCCGTTTACGTGCCTACAAACAAACCACCAATGATCAGGTACACATTGCATTAACAAAAGGTTCATGGAAAGCAGATGATCCAGTAATGGTTCGTGTAAATTCTACCTTGGTAAATAATGATATTTTAGGGACACTTACCAACAATGCAGATAAAAAGCTAGATGATATGTTTCGCG
This Rasiella rasia DNA region includes the following protein-coding sequences:
- the ribB gene encoding 3,4-dihydroxy-2-butanone-4-phosphate synthase, which translates into the protein MITTENNTQIQLNTIEEAIEDIKQGKVIIVVDDENRENEGDFLAAAELVTPETINFMATHGRGLICAPITETHCKELQLEMMTGNNTDPMETAFTISVDLKGHGVTTGISASDRAKTVKALIDPNTQPHDLSKPGHIFPLKAKDGGVLRRTGHTEAAIDFARLAGLKPAGVIVEIMNEDGTMARLPHLVNVAKRFNLKLVSIEDLVAYRMEHDSLIEKKEDFEMNTKFGSFRLRAYKQTTNDQVHIALTKGSWKADDPVMVRVNSTLVNNDILGTLTNNADKKLDDMFRAISTEGKGAIVFINQQSQSFNLLNRLKTLRETQKENEIVKAPNIVMDSKDFGIGAQILHDLGIHKIKLLSNSEQTKRVGMIGYGLEITEYVEY